The following are encoded in a window of Pyramidobacter piscolens W5455 genomic DNA:
- a CDS encoding glycine/sarcosine/betaine reductase component B subunit codes for MRLEIGAFHVTDIKFGDHTGYSKGILTVNKEELLKVVKEDEHITTADLKIVHPGDDVVLCPVKEAVEMRCKVSGGHGIFPGVLSEMEIAGSGRTHCLQDCSLLVVGEHWGGFQDGLIAMGGKYQHHTIFGDMVNLVLVADTDEEFERHEQQKKNHALRWAGMRLAEYVGQCVKELEPENVEVYDLPALNERGPEVDKLPRVVYLLQPQTQMEAMGYNTLIYGWDGNHILPTFMHPNELLDGCLVSGSFMPTSSKISTYEFAVNPMIKKLYEQHGKTINFLGVVMSTLNVKMDEKVRCVKMAGQICTSLGVDAAVVVEEGYGNPDVDYTAMLVELERLGIKTIGLSDECTGRDGASQPLVSMNPVTDALVSTGNVSQMYEFPKMEVIGELEALARDGNSGGWEGCIHPDGSFVMENNGMFCANHISGYSKRTCADF; via the coding sequence ATGAGACTTGAAATCGGAGCCTTTCATGTGACCGACATCAAGTTCGGCGACCATACGGGCTACAGCAAGGGCATCCTCACCGTCAACAAGGAAGAGTTGCTCAAGGTCGTCAAGGAAGACGAGCACATCACCACGGCCGATCTGAAGATCGTGCATCCCGGCGACGACGTGGTGCTCTGCCCCGTCAAGGAAGCGGTGGAAATGCGCTGCAAAGTGTCCGGCGGCCACGGGATCTTCCCCGGCGTGCTGTCCGAGATGGAGATCGCCGGTTCCGGCCGCACGCATTGTCTGCAGGACTGCTCGCTGCTCGTCGTCGGCGAGCACTGGGGCGGATTCCAGGACGGCCTGATCGCCATGGGCGGCAAATACCAGCACCACACCATCTTCGGCGACATGGTCAACCTCGTGCTGGTGGCCGATACCGACGAGGAGTTCGAGCGCCACGAGCAGCAGAAGAAGAACCACGCCCTGCGCTGGGCCGGCATGCGCCTCGCCGAGTACGTCGGCCAGTGCGTGAAGGAGCTCGAACCCGAGAACGTCGAGGTTTACGACCTGCCCGCCCTGAACGAGCGCGGCCCCGAAGTGGACAAGCTGCCCCGCGTGGTCTACCTGCTCCAGCCCCAGACCCAGATGGAAGCCATGGGCTACAACACGTTGATCTACGGCTGGGACGGCAACCACATCCTGCCCACCTTCATGCATCCCAACGAACTGCTCGACGGCTGCCTGGTGTCGGGCTCCTTCATGCCCACGTCGTCGAAGATCTCGACTTACGAGTTCGCCGTCAATCCGATGATCAAGAAGCTCTACGAACAGCACGGCAAGACCATCAACTTCCTCGGCGTCGTCATGTCCACGCTGAACGTGAAAATGGACGAAAAGGTCCGCTGCGTGAAAATGGCCGGGCAGATCTGCACGTCTCTCGGCGTCGACGCCGCGGTCGTCGTCGAGGAAGGGTACGGCAACCCCGACGTCGATTACACGGCCATGCTGGTCGAGCTCGAGCGCCTCGGCATCAAGACCATCGGCCTGTCGGACGAGTGCACCGGCCGCGACGGCGCGTCTCAGCCCCTCGTTTCCATGAATCCCGTCACCGACGCGCTGGTTTCCACCGGCAACGTGTCCCAGATGTACGAGTTCCCGAAGATGGAAGTCATCGGCGAGCTCGAAGCGCTGGCCCGCGACGGGAACTCCGGCGGCTGGGAAGGCTGTATCCATCCCGACGGCTCCTTCGTGATGGAGAACAACGGCATGTTCTGCGCCAACCACATCAGCGGCTACTCCAAGAGAACCTGCGCTGATTTTTAA